The following DNA comes from Cryobacterium psychrophilum.
ACAAGGACGGCGCCCACGACAAAGAGGAAAATACCCAGGCCAACACTCATGATTCCTCAATTCGATAGGGTGGTGTGGTTTCTTGAGCCTAACCGCAACTTTGTGCGCAGTAGGGTTTGACTACAGGTTTTTTTCAGACGCTCGGAGTCGCATGTCTCGCAGAATCAAGCTCGCCGTTATTCCCGGAGACGGAATTGGCCCGGAGGTCATCGCCGAAGCCGTCAAGGTTCTCGATGCCGTCACGGCCGCAGAACCCGTGGAATTCGACAAGACGCCGTTCTCGCTCGGCGCCGCACGGTTCCTGGAGACCGGGGATGTGCTCACGCCCGATGACCTCGCCGCCATCGCAGCGCACGACGCCGTTCTGCTCGGAGCCGTCGGCGGAGTGCCGGGAGACCCCCGGCTCGCCAACGCCAACATCGAGCGCGGCCTGCTGCTGACACTGCGTTTCTCGCTGGACCACTACGTGAACCTGCGCCCGACGGTTCTCTTCCCCGGGGTGCCGAGCCCGCTCGCCGCGCCCGGCAACGTGGACTTCGTCGTCATTCGCGAGGGAACCGAGGGCCCCTATGTGGGCAACGGCGGCACCATCCGCCAGGGTACCCCGAACGAGATCGCCAATGAGGTGTCGGTCAACACTGCCTTCGGTGTGGAGCGTGTCGTGCGTTACGCCTTCGGTGTCGCGGCGGGTCGCCCGCGCCAGAAGCTCACCCTCGTGCACAAGACGAACGTGCTTGTCTTCGCCGGCAGCCTGTGGCAGCGCACCGTCAACGCGCTCGCCGCCGAATTCCCCGAGGTCACGGTGGACTACCTGCACGTCGACGCGGCCACGATTTTTCTGGTCTCAAACCCGAGTAGATTTGATGTCATCGTCACCGACAACCTGTTCGGCGACATCCTCACCGACCTTGCAGCCGCCATCAGCGGTGGCATCGGTCTCGCCGCCTCCGGAAACATCAATCCGGAAGGTCGCTTTCCGAGCATGTTCGAACCGGTACACGGATCGGCACCGGATATTGCGGGCAAGCAGCTCGCCGACCCGACCGCGGCCATCCTCTCGGTCGCGATCATGCTCGATCACTTTGGTCTCACGGATGCCGCGGCCAGGGTGAACGCGGCCGTCACGGCCGATC
Coding sequences within:
- a CDS encoding 3-isopropylmalate dehydrogenase, with protein sequence MSRRIKLAVIPGDGIGPEVIAEAVKVLDAVTAAEPVEFDKTPFSLGAARFLETGDVLTPDDLAAIAAHDAVLLGAVGGVPGDPRLANANIERGLLLTLRFSLDHYVNLRPTVLFPGVPSPLAAPGNVDFVVIREGTEGPYVGNGGTIRQGTPNEIANEVSVNTAFGVERVVRYAFGVAAGRPRQKLTLVHKTNVLVFAGSLWQRTVNALAAEFPEVTVDYLHVDAATIFLVSNPSRFDVIVTDNLFGDILTDLAAAISGGIGLAASGNINPEGRFPSMFEPVHGSAPDIAGKQLADPTAAILSVAIMLDHFGLTDAAARVNAAVTADLVARTEATAPGSRSTASVGDAIVALLTHEGLA